The Apium graveolens cultivar Ventura chromosome 11, ASM990537v1, whole genome shotgun sequence genome has a window encoding:
- the LOC141695953 gene encoding uncharacterized protein LOC141695953: MYDRHALAIEGKNYHAMLNDKQADIFETIMNNVRCKTGGLFFVYGYGGIGKTFLWKTIISNLKSEGKIVLAVASFGIASLLFEGGRTTHSRFKIPIDMNENITCDIKQQSFLAKLIVQCDLIIWDEAPMNHKFVFEAVDWSIHDLMRHKDKNNLNKPFGGKIVLLGVFNLEKNMRMESGVPAVTVFGQKKPYADWVVGVGNGNVPVVAFVEGSEPCRIEIPPELHLDPEDDGKRVIIDTVYAELCDSPKNSDYYRDRAILTPLNEDVDLINKEVLKRFKG, from the exons ATGTATGACAGGCATGCATTGGCTATTGAAGGAAAAAATTATCATGCTATGTTAAATGACAAACAAGCAGACATTTTTGAGACAATTATGAACAATGTTAGGTGTAAAACCGGGGGTTTATTTTTCGTTTATGGATATGGAGGTATAGGAAAGACTTTCCTATGGAAAACTATAATAAGTAATCTTAAGTCAGAAGGAAAAATAGTGCTTGCAGTTGCATCTTTTGGCATTGCATCACTATTATTTGAAGGTGGTCGAACTACACATTCCAGATTTAAGATACCAAttgatatgaatgagaatatCACATGTGATATAAAACAACAATCATTTTTGGCCAAACTCATTGTGCAATGTGATTTGATAATTTGGGACGAGGCTCCAATGAACCATAAATTTGTCTTTGAAGCTGTTGATTGGTCAATTCATGATCTAATGCGTCATAAAGATAAGAACAACCTAAACAAACCATTCGGAGGAAAAATAGTTTTATTGGGGG TTTTTAACTTGGAGAAAAATATGCGCATGGAATCTGGTGTCCCGGCAGTTACAGTTTTCGGACAAAAAAAACCATATGCTGATTGGGTAGTTGGTGTTGGCAATGGAAATGTTCCAGTAGTTGCATTTGTTGAAGGGAGTGAACCTTGCCGGATAGAAATTCCTCCTGAGCTTCACCTTGATCCAGAAGATGATGGGAAAAGGGTAATTATTGATACTGTGTATGCTGAATTATGTGATAGCCCTAAAAACTCAGATTACTACAGGGATCGTGCCATCTTGACTCCCCTAAACGAAGATGTTGACCTTATTAATAAAGAGGTCCTCAAGAGATTCAAAGGTTAG